From Bacteroidota bacterium, one genomic window encodes:
- a CDS encoding TetR/AcrR family transcriptional regulator — MELSLNIKMNNNLFLRDPEETELGREIIKNSIILIHKTGFESFTFKKLAEKIGTTEAGIYRYFENKHRLLIYIVSWYWSWLEFKVMVHTNNIESPEVKLKKIIEILATDVKDEIETKHIDERLLHQIVRMEGSKAYLTRNVTDDNKQQLFKPYKDLCGTVAAAILEYNPKYKYPRSLASSIIEMAHYQNFFMRNLPMLTDFGNVKDDRKVIKFLEDMVFASIKS, encoded by the coding sequence ATGGAACTGTCATTGAATATAAAAATGAATAATAACTTGTTTCTACGTGATCCGGAAGAAACAGAACTCGGCAGGGAGATCATAAAAAATAGTATAATACTGATCCATAAAACAGGCTTTGAGTCGTTCACATTTAAAAAACTTGCAGAAAAAATAGGTACAACAGAGGCTGGTATATACAGGTATTTTGAAAATAAACACAGGTTGCTTATTTATATTGTTTCCTGGTATTGGAGCTGGCTGGAGTTTAAGGTAATGGTTCACACTAATAACATTGAATCACCTGAAGTTAAACTAAAAAAAATAATTGAGATACTTGCAACTGATGTCAAGGATGAAATAGAGACCAAGCATATTGACGAACGTTTATTGCACCAGATCGTCAGAATGGAAGGATCAAAAGCATACCTCACAAGAAATGTAACTGACGATAATAAGCAGCAATTATTTAAACCTTACAAAGATCTTTGTGGGACGGTAGCTGCAGCTATTCTTGAGTATAACCCTAAATATAAATATCCGCGTTCACTTGCAAGCAGTATCATTGAGATGGCACATTATCAGAACTTTTTTATGCGCAACCTTCCCATGCTGACTGATTTTGGCAATGTGAAGGATGACAGGAAAGTGATAAAGTTTTTGGAGGATATGGTTTTTGCGTCTATAAAATCCTGA
- a CDS encoding YbaN family protein, whose product MWNSLGFTSVALGIIGYLIPLMPGIVFFLISIYCFSRGSKKFLFRLARHKHVGQPIRDFSKKRGITLRHKGILTVSVIPAILFSAIVVANALWLKISICAIAILALLIIWSFKTKEHMDKIKTN is encoded by the coding sequence TTGTGGAATTCACTTGGTTTTACTTCAGTTGCCTTAGGCATAATAGGATATCTAATTCCGTTAATGCCGGGAATTGTTTTTTTTCTGATTTCAATTTATTGTTTCTCCCGTGGAAGTAAAAAATTTCTGTTTCGTCTGGCTCGTCATAAACACGTGGGACAACCAATCCGGGATTTCAGTAAAAAGAGAGGTATTACACTCCGTCATAAAGGTATACTTACCGTTTCTGTAATTCCTGCAATTCTATTCAGCGCAATTGTTGTTGCCAATGCTTTATGGCTAAAAATTTCAATCTGCGCTATTGCAATTTTGGCACTACTCATTATCTGGAGTTTCAAAACGAAAGAACATATGGATAAAATTAAAACGAACTGA
- a CDS encoding TerC family protein yields MTTEIYFWIGFVVFLALMLAIDLGIFHRKSHTVTFKESLGWTLVWIMLAMMFAAIVYFWKGSEKAIEFITGYVIELSLSVDNLFIFILVFSYFHVPQQYQHKILFWGILGALVMRVIFIFAGVALISKFHWIIYVFGAIIIISGIKMLFQKDKKIEPEKNPLIRFVKKMIPVTHEYHGDSFFIKLKNGAWAATPLFIVLVFIEITDLIFAIDSIPAILAITTDTFIVFTSNAFAILGLRSLYFALAGMLNLFRFLHIGLSLVLIFIGLKMVLSDIYKVPIEYALLIVLSILLTSISASLILKKKKVA; encoded by the coding sequence ATGACAACTGAAATTTACTTCTGGATTGGATTTGTAGTCTTCCTGGCATTGATGCTTGCAATTGATCTGGGAATTTTCCATCGAAAATCGCATACAGTTACATTCAAGGAATCACTTGGCTGGACACTTGTCTGGATAATGCTTGCGATGATGTTTGCCGCAATTGTATATTTCTGGAAAGGATCAGAAAAAGCAATCGAGTTCATTACAGGTTATGTAATTGAATTATCATTGAGTGTAGATAATCTGTTCATCTTCATTCTGGTTTTTTCTTACTTCCATGTACCTCAACAATATCAGCACAAGATATTGTTTTGGGGAATATTGGGAGCCCTCGTCATGAGAGTAATTTTTATTTTCGCCGGAGTAGCCCTAATCAGCAAATTTCACTGGATCATTTATGTATTTGGCGCAATCATCATCATTTCCGGAATTAAAATGCTCTTTCAGAAAGATAAAAAGATTGAACCGGAGAAAAACCCTCTCATCCGCTTTGTCAAGAAAATGATACCTGTAACACATGAATATCATGGCGACAGTTTCTTTATTAAACTCAAGAATGGAGCTTGGGCGGCAACACCACTTTTCATTGTCTTAGTATTTATCGAAATAACTGATTTGATTTTTGCAATTGACTCAATACCTGCCATCTTAGCGATCACTACAGACACATTCATTGTTTTCACTTCAAATGCCTTTGCCATTCTAGGATTACGTTCTCTTTACTTTGCACTGGCAGGCATGCTAAACCTCTTTCGTTTTCTTCACATCGGATTATCCCTGGTACTAATATTCATCGGACTGAAAATGGTTCTATCAGATATTTATAAGGTTCCAATTGAATACGCTTTACTAATAGTACTAAGCATACTTCTCACAAGTATTAGTGCATCACTCATCTTAAAAAAGAAAAAAGTAGCTTAA
- a CDS encoding DedA family protein: MELAEKFLDFFLHLDKHLLTIVTDYKNWTYLILFLIIFCETGFVITPFLPGDSLLFTAGAIAALGVLNIWLLVVLLCVAAILGDSVNYGIGKFLGSKVFEKNFRFINQKHLLKARSFYEKHGGKTIIIARFVPIVRTFAPFVAGVTRMNYSSFILYNIVGGIVWVLTCSFAGYFFGNIPVVKENFSIVIISIIIVSIVPIIIEFIRNRYSKNKQ, translated from the coding sequence ATGGAGTTAGCAGAAAAATTTCTTGACTTTTTTTTACACCTCGATAAGCATTTGCTTACCATAGTGACTGATTACAAAAACTGGACTTACCTGATACTATTTTTGATTATTTTTTGCGAAACAGGTTTTGTGATCACACCATTTCTGCCGGGAGATTCACTTCTCTTTACTGCAGGCGCAATTGCTGCATTGGGAGTATTGAACATCTGGTTATTAGTCGTTTTACTTTGTGTAGCTGCGATCTTAGGGGACAGTGTTAATTATGGCATTGGGAAATTTCTTGGATCAAAAGTTTTTGAAAAGAACTTCCGGTTCATTAATCAGAAACATTTGCTCAAAGCAAGATCATTTTATGAAAAGCATGGCGGTAAAACGATAATAATCGCGCGGTTTGTTCCAATTGTCAGAACCTTTGCTCCGTTTGTAGCAGGTGTTACACGAATGAACTATTCAAGTTTTATCCTCTACAACATTGTAGGTGGAATCGTCTGGGTTTTGACTTGCTCTTTTGCCGGATATTTTTTTGGCAACATACCTGTAGTCAAGGAGAATTTTTCAATCGTAATAATTTCCATCATCATTGTTTCCATTGTGCCTATTATAATTGAGTTCATCAGAAACCGATATTCAAAAAATAAGCAATGA